The following coding sequences are from one Pelmatolapia mariae isolate MD_Pm_ZW linkage group LG4, Pm_UMD_F_2, whole genome shotgun sequence window:
- the lg4h16orf89 gene encoding UPF0764 protein C16orf89 homolog: MMRVSVLRLAAALALFAAVCGSRAEVIDDILSSLSRGVSFLERQHEHINLDGVVGFVILQAELKEAVRTWPHTDPVSWAQRTTAVALVRRLDQSLEKANAALEQDDPKYYREFEPLLSWSFWLIPQEWYTTDPSLVYPSTMTTECYDEQLSDKCLTLLLGTWKMNGTPCIVTKPCRDTMTRFGCPHYSLSHQLLYFMIGKMKGCTNLLKGDTRASRANMTEQNYQRIFCSNMMKTNQDIKDGLTEQMVDIFIENILICGLSGFSDFHKADWLQHILRLQDEEVGCFGRDKSIISQIIGDELLEQLQPHRRVKRREKILPDGCSSHMTAVAVGALGGYLNYYLTEQDITKRPLS; the protein is encoded by the exons ATGATGCGGGTTTCGGTGCTCCGGCTGGCCGCAGCGCTGGCTCTGTTTGCCGCAGTGTGCGGCTCTCGGGCGGAGGTGATCGATGACATCCTGAGCAGCCTCTCCCGCGGAGTGTCCTTCCTGGAGCGGCAGCATGAGCACATCAACCTGGACGGAGTGGTGGGGTTCGTCATACTGCAGG CTGAGCTGAAGGAGGCGGTCCGGACGTGGCCTCACACCGACCCGGTCAGCTGGGCTCAGAGAACCACAGCTGTCGCTCTGGTCAGACGTCTCGACCAAAGTCTGGAGAAGGCTAACGCTGCACTGGAACAGGACGACCCAAAATACTACAGAG AGTTCGAGCCCCTGTTGTCGTGGAGTTTCTGGCTGATTCCTCAGGAATGGTACACCACAGATCCCAGCCTGGTTTATCCCTCCACCATGACCACTGAGTGTTACGACGAGCAGCTCAGTGACAAATGTCTGACCCTGCTGCTGGGAACCTG GAAGATGAACGGGACGCCATGCATCGTCACCAAGCCCTGCCGGGACACCATGACTCGTTTTGGGTGTCCACACTACTCTCTGTCCcaccagcttctctacttcaTGATCGGAAAAATG AAAGGCTGCACTAATCTGCTGAAAGGTGACACACGAGCATCCAGAGCAAACATGACTGAACAGAACTACCAGAGGATCTTCTGCTCCAACATGATGAAGACCAACCAGGACATCAAAGACGGTCTGACCGAACAGATGGTCGACATCTTCATCGAAAACA TCCTGATTTGTGGATTGTCTGGATTCTCCGACTTCCACAAAGCCGACTGGCTGCAGCACATTCTGAGGCTGCAGGACGAGGAGGTGGGCTGCTTTGGGAGAGACA AGAGCATCATCTCACAGATCATTGGAGACGAGCTGCTGGAACAGCTGCAGCCTCACAGGAGAGtgaagaggagggagaagatACTTCCAG ACGGCTGTTCCAGTCACATGACGGCGGTGGCGGTCGGTGCTCTGGGAGGATACCTGAACTACTACCTGACAGAACAGGACATTACGAAGAGGCCGCTTTCCTGA
- the alg1 gene encoding chitobiosyldiphosphodolichol beta-mannosyltransferase isoform X1 yields the protein MAARCSCTALLAVSLMVLALLAGLFAAHSAVRWPAVSLAVAAALLPLWVRSLRRRDDGTSRRVCVLVLGDIGRSPRMQYHALSLSKHGYHVTFVGFSETKPHQDVLSEEKITIVPIAEVKGVRVGPKVVTYVTKVMVQSLQLLRVLLTMELQAHVLMQNPPGLPSIAVTWFVCLLRGSRFIIDWHNYGYTIMALSHGPAHPVVRLAKLYEHFFGPLASHNLCVTNAMKDDLQKNWGIKATTLYDRPASIFRETPLKLQHELFVRLAAVYPQFRHAGSEAERTIFSVRDPADGTVTLRAERPALLLSSTSWTEDEDFSILLTALEEYEGFIKGGASLPALLCVITGKGPQKEHYMKLIDSLHLEHVKICTPWLEAEDYPLLLGSADLGVCLHKSSSGLDLPMKVVDMFGCCLPVCAVHFNCLDELVKREENGLIFKDSAELAEQLKALLSDFPSSDGKLGTFRRNLRSSRGQCWDDNWDQNVLPLITAPR from the exons ATGGCGGCGCGCTGCTCCTGCACGGCTCTCCTGGCAGTTTCCCTGATGGTTTTGGCGCTTTTAGCGGGACTTTTTGCGGCACACTCGGCTGTAAGGTGGCCCGCGGTGTCTCTGGCGGTCGCTGCCGCGCTGCTGCCGCTGTGGGTCCGCAGCCTGCGGCGGCGGGACGACGGGACCTCCCGGCGGGTCTGCGTGCTGGTGCTGGGGGACATCGGGCGCAGTCCTCGGATGCAGTATCACGCTTTATCCCTGAGTAAACACGGGTACCATGTGACCTTCGTGGGGTTTTCAG AAACCAAACCTCATCAAGACGTGCTGAGTGAGGAGAAAATCACCATAGTGCCCATCGCAGAGGTGAAAGGTGTCCGAG TCGGACCGAAAGTGGTCACATATGTGACGAAGGTGATGGTTCAGTCCCTGCAGCTGCTCCGTGTCCTGCTGACGATGGAGCTGCAGGCGCATGTTCTGATGCAG AATCCTCCTGGGCTGCCCAGCATCGCAGTGACCTGGTTCGTGTGTTTGCTGCGTGGCAGCAGATTCATCATCGACTGGCACAACTACGGCTACACCATCATGGCGCTGAGCCACGGCCCGGCGCATCCCGTGGTCCGACTGGCAAAGTT GTACGAGCACTTCTTCGGTCCTCTGGCGTCTCACAACTTGTGCGTCACCAACGCCATGAAGGACGACTTGCAGAAAAACTGGGGCATCAA GGCGACGACTCTGTACGACCGGCCGGCCTCCATCTTCAGAGAGACTCCGCTGAAGCTGCAGCACGAGCTCTTCGTGAGGCTCGCCGCCGTTTATCCTCAGTTCAGACACGCGGG GTCTGAGGCGGAGAGGACCATCTTCTCAGTTCGTGACCCCGCTGACGGCACCGTGACCCTGAGGGCGGAGCGACCGGCGCTGCTGCTCAGCAGCACCAGCTGGACAG AGGACGAAGATTTCTCCATCCTGCTGACGGCCCTCGAAG AGTATGAAGGTTTCATTAAGGGAGGAGCTTCCTTACCAGCTTTACTCTGCGTGATCACAG GGAAGGGTCCTCAGAAGGAACACTACATGAAGCTCATCGACTCCCTGCACCTGGAGCACGTGAAGATCTGCACCCCCTGGCTGGAGGCAGAAGATTACCCTCTGCTTTTAG GCTCAGCAGACCTGGGTGTCTGTCTCCACAAGTCGTCCAGTGGTCTGGATCTGCCCATGAAGGTGGTGGACATGTTCGGCTGCTGCCTCCCCGTCTGCGCCGTCCACTTCAACTG CTTGGATGAGCTGGTGAAGCGCGAGGAGAACGGGCTGATCTTCAAAGACTCTGCAGAGCTCGCCGAGCAGCTGAAG
- the alg1 gene encoding chitobiosyldiphosphodolichol beta-mannosyltransferase isoform X2 yields MAARCSCTALLAVSLMVLALLAGLFAAHSAVRWPAVSLAVAAALLPLWVRSLRRRDDGTSRRVCVLVLGDIGRSPRMQYHALSLSKHGYHVTFVGFSETKPHQDVLSEEKITIVPIAEVKGVRVGPKVVTYVTKVMVQSLQLLRVLLTMELQAHVLMQNPPGLPSIAVTWFVCLLRGSRFIIDWHNYGYTIMALSHGPAHPVVRLAKLYEHFFGPLASHNLCVTNAMKDDLQKNWGIKATTLYDRPASIFRETPLKLQHELFVRLAAVYPQFRHAGSEAERTIFSVRDPADGTVTLRAERPALLLSSTSWTEYEGFIKGGASLPALLCVITGKGPQKEHYMKLIDSLHLEHVKICTPWLEAEDYPLLLGSADLGVCLHKSSSGLDLPMKVVDMFGCCLPVCAVHFNCLDELVKREENGLIFKDSAELAEQLKALLSDFPSSDGKLGTFRRNLRSSRGQCWDDNWDQNVLPLITAPR; encoded by the exons ATGGCGGCGCGCTGCTCCTGCACGGCTCTCCTGGCAGTTTCCCTGATGGTTTTGGCGCTTTTAGCGGGACTTTTTGCGGCACACTCGGCTGTAAGGTGGCCCGCGGTGTCTCTGGCGGTCGCTGCCGCGCTGCTGCCGCTGTGGGTCCGCAGCCTGCGGCGGCGGGACGACGGGACCTCCCGGCGGGTCTGCGTGCTGGTGCTGGGGGACATCGGGCGCAGTCCTCGGATGCAGTATCACGCTTTATCCCTGAGTAAACACGGGTACCATGTGACCTTCGTGGGGTTTTCAG AAACCAAACCTCATCAAGACGTGCTGAGTGAGGAGAAAATCACCATAGTGCCCATCGCAGAGGTGAAAGGTGTCCGAG TCGGACCGAAAGTGGTCACATATGTGACGAAGGTGATGGTTCAGTCCCTGCAGCTGCTCCGTGTCCTGCTGACGATGGAGCTGCAGGCGCATGTTCTGATGCAG AATCCTCCTGGGCTGCCCAGCATCGCAGTGACCTGGTTCGTGTGTTTGCTGCGTGGCAGCAGATTCATCATCGACTGGCACAACTACGGCTACACCATCATGGCGCTGAGCCACGGCCCGGCGCATCCCGTGGTCCGACTGGCAAAGTT GTACGAGCACTTCTTCGGTCCTCTGGCGTCTCACAACTTGTGCGTCACCAACGCCATGAAGGACGACTTGCAGAAAAACTGGGGCATCAA GGCGACGACTCTGTACGACCGGCCGGCCTCCATCTTCAGAGAGACTCCGCTGAAGCTGCAGCACGAGCTCTTCGTGAGGCTCGCCGCCGTTTATCCTCAGTTCAGACACGCGGG GTCTGAGGCGGAGAGGACCATCTTCTCAGTTCGTGACCCCGCTGACGGCACCGTGACCCTGAGGGCGGAGCGACCGGCGCTGCTGCTCAGCAGCACCAGCTGGACAG AGTATGAAGGTTTCATTAAGGGAGGAGCTTCCTTACCAGCTTTACTCTGCGTGATCACAG GGAAGGGTCCTCAGAAGGAACACTACATGAAGCTCATCGACTCCCTGCACCTGGAGCACGTGAAGATCTGCACCCCCTGGCTGGAGGCAGAAGATTACCCTCTGCTTTTAG GCTCAGCAGACCTGGGTGTCTGTCTCCACAAGTCGTCCAGTGGTCTGGATCTGCCCATGAAGGTGGTGGACATGTTCGGCTGCTGCCTCCCCGTCTGCGCCGTCCACTTCAACTG CTTGGATGAGCTGGTGAAGCGCGAGGAGAACGGGCTGATCTTCAAAGACTCTGCAGAGCTCGCCGAGCAGCTGAAG